Genomic segment of bacterium:
CGAGTCTCGATCCCGTCACCCGCCACCGCCGCTTGGCAAGTCTGCTCGCGCGGCGGGGCTTTTCGTATGACACGATCCGCACCGTTATGCGCGAGCGGAGCGGCGAAAACGAATCGGAAGATTGATGAGTCTGCACTTGGTTCATCCATGAAATCCCACGAAGTCCGAAACCATTTCCTTGAGTTTTTCCGCGAGCGCGGACATGCCATCGTGCCGTCGGCGCCGGTGGTTCCCCAGAACGATCCCACGCTGCTTTTCACGAACGCGGGGATGAATCAGTTCAAGCCGTTCTTTCTCGGACGGCAGAAACCGGACTCCACCCGCGTGGCCGATACGCAGAAGTGTATTCGCGTTTCGGGAAAACACAACGATCTCGAAGAGGTCGGGCCGTCGCCCTATCATCACAC
This window contains:
- a CDS encoding alanine--tRNA ligase, with the protein product MKSHEVRNHFLEFFRERGHAIVPSAPVVPQNDPTLLFTNAGMNQFKPFFLGRQKPDSTRVADTQKCIRVSGKHNDLEEVGPSPYHHTFFEMLGNWSFGDYFKKEAIVWGWELMTQVYRLPKEKLYATIYETDDEAEALWRSETDIEPSHVLRFGKK